Proteins co-encoded in one Arachis hypogaea cultivar Tifrunner chromosome 11, arahy.Tifrunner.gnm2.J5K5, whole genome shotgun sequence genomic window:
- the LOC140176134 gene encoding uncharacterized protein: protein MIFSSWNIRGLKGVGKLSMIKNFRRKFNVHMLGLIETKTEMVTNFDIAQLWGNGAVKWELVGSVGAAGGLVLMWDDMVFRMNNCYKGARWICLEGVLLKTNFSCAFCLVYGPHERAEKLIMWEELSFLSGLCQVPFCYMGDFNEVTHVEERKGAISLTVSAEEFKSWIQDMELVDLAITDRLFTWFRGQSCSRIDRGLVSLEWLEEFPDTRLRGGPRGLSDHCPMILEVNRISGGPRPFRSLDSWFTHDGFLRMVKEEWRNLGEGQFIDKLKALTTPLSRWHRANFGNMDQRITQLEDEIKKVDDMVSTGTTDGTIEARRRALVSFCRKWYIRKELHWKQMSRSRHVKEMDKNTRYFHNLASARRRSNMIDSLMVNGRLIRNQARIKTAIRDFYKGLYH, encoded by the coding sequence ATGATTTTTAGTtcttggaatattagggggttgAAGGGGGTTGGTAAACTAAGTATGATTAAGAATTTTCGGAGAAAGTTTAATGTGCATATGCTAGGCTTGATAGAGACTAAGACAGAGATGGTGACAAATTTTGATATAGCGCAACTGTGGGGAAATGGCGCAGTTAAATGGGAGTTAGTTGGTTCGGTTGGTGCTGCGGGGGGACTGGTATTAATGTGGGACGACATGGTGTTTCGGATGAACAACTGTTATAAAGGGGCTCGCTGGATATGCTTGGAAGGTGTACTGCTAAAAACTAACTTTTCCTGTGCTTTCTGTCTAGTTTATGGGCCACATGAAAGGGCGGAAAAACTCATTATGTGGGAAGAGTTGAGCTTTCTATCTGGGTTATGCCAAGTACCGTTCTGTTATATGGGGGATTTTAACGAGGTAACTCATGTAGAAGAGAGAAAGGGTGCTATTTCTTTAACAGTGTCCGCAGAAGAGTTTAAATCGTGGATACAGGATATGGAGTTAGTGGACTTGGCAATAACTGATCGCTTATTCACCTGGTTCAGAGGGCAATCATGTAGCCGCATTGATAGGGGACTGGTTAGTTTAGAGTGGCTAGAAGAGTTTCCTGATACAAGACTGAGAGGGGGACCTAGAGGGTTATCAGACCATTGCCCAATGATCTTGGAGGTTAACCGGATTAGCGGGGGACCAAGACCGTTTCGGAGCTTGGATTCGTGGTTTACCCATGATGGGTTCTTGAGAATGGTGAAGGAGGAGTGGAGGAACTTGGGGGAGGGACAGTTCATTGATAAACTAAAGGCTCTGACGACTCCGCTGAGCAGATGGCATAGAGCCAATTTTGGGAATATGGACCAAAGGATTACACAGCTGGAGGATGAAATTAAGAAAGTAGATGACATGGTAAGTACTGGCACGACTGATGGGACTATTGAAGCAAGAAGGAGAGCGTTGGTAAGCTTCTGTAGAAAATGGTATATCAGGAAGGAGCTTCATTGGAAGCAAATGTCCAGATCGCGGCACGTGAAGGAAATGGATAAAAATACCCGCTACTTCCACAATCTAGCCTCAGCACGAAGAAGGTCGAATATGATTGATTCCTTAATGGTTAATGGGAGGTTGATAAGGAACCAGGCGAGGATCAAGACGGCTATTCGAGACTTCTATAAGGGATTGTACCACTAG